The following proteins are co-located in the Telopea speciosissima isolate NSW1024214 ecotype Mountain lineage chromosome 9, Tspe_v1, whole genome shotgun sequence genome:
- the LOC122639548 gene encoding subtilisin-like protease SBT5.4 isoform X3, producing MGRFSRLPLFLLPVLVFCMLQRPTFAVKNSYVVYLGSHSHAHSHGREISQVDIDLAEQSHYEFLADYVGSPEAAKRSIIYCYTRHINGFAVRLDEEKAAEIAKNPRVISIFPNGALKKHTTRSWDFIGLEKNGVVPPGSIWEKAKFGEDIIIGNFDGGVWPESKSFSDDGYGPIPSRWKGGCADTSPDGVRCNKKLIGAKAFNLGYLAANGETFNTSRDDDDGHGTHTLSTAAGNIVPNANVFGLGNGTAKGGSPRARVASYKVCGKSIKNGGCFDADAMAAFDAAIHDGVDILSLSLGSPPRDYLYDALAIGSFHAVRNGILVVFSAGNEGPGDGTVTNVAPWLLTVAANSMDRQFPAYVKLGNNKQFKGQSLSSVSLPSDGKMYPLVSGDAATAKDASIDDSTLCTVGSLDPSLIKGKIVVCMSGGENTGVEKGAQALSAGAVGIIIVHDDDLIPEPHMLPAAHLSHTDGFVVFEYIKSTKAPIAYISPPTTELGTKPVPRMASFSAQGPNIVTPEILKPDITAPGEVIIAAFTEAVGPADQPYDTRRVAFTSMSGTSMSCPHVAGVAGLLKSLYPQWSPAAIRSAIMTTASTRDNVRKPIMDSSNKKATPFSYGAGHVQPNRAMDPGLVYDLTPIDYLNFLCTIGYNETSIKAFSESELPYKCPNPAVSLLDFNYPSLTVPNLSGSATLTRKVKNVGSSPTTYRAIIRPPSGIFVSVEPQILTFDSLGQEKTFKITLKTKRPGYAQDYVFGELKWFDGGHHVKSQIVVKAAAT from the exons ATGGGGCGGTTCTCAAGGCTTCCGCTTTTCCTTCTTCCTGTTCTGGTTTTCTGCATGTTGCAGAGACCCACGTTCGCTGTCAAAAAC TCTTATGTGGTATACTTGGGATCACATTCACATGCTCATTCACATGGTCGGGAAATCTCACAAGTTGATATTGATCTAGCGGAACAGTCTCATTACGAGTTTCTGGCAGATTACGTTGGAAG TCCTGAGGCAGCCAAACGATCGATTATTTACTGCTACACAAGACATATTAATGGTTTTGCTGTGAGACTTGATGAAGAGAAAGCAGCTGAGATCGCAA AGAATCCCAGGGTCATATCAATCTTCCCAAACGGAGCACTAAAAAAACATACAACCCGGTCGTGGGATTTTATTGGACTGGAGAAAAATGGTGTTGTTCCACCTGGATCAATCTGGGAGAAGGCCAAATTTGGGGAGGATATAATTATTGggaactttgatggtg GTGTCTGGCCGGAGTCAAAGAGCTTTAGCGACGATGGGTATGGACCCATTCCATCAAGGTGGAAAGGAGGTTGTGCGGACACCAGTCCTGATGGAGTTCGTTGCAACAA GAAGTTGATTGGTGCCAAGGCCTTCAATCTAGGGTACCTAGCGGCCAATGGTGAAACCTTCAACACCTCACGCGACGACGATGATGGTCATGGGACCCACACTTTATCTACGGCGGCCGGAAACATAGTCCCTAATGCTAACGTCTTCGGATTAGGCAACGGCACGGCCAAGGGAGGATCACCAAGGGCGCGCGTAGCTTCTTACAAGGTGTGCGGGAAGAGCATAAAAAATGGCGGTTGCTTCGACGCCGACGCCATGGCCGCTTTTGATGCCGCCATTCACGACGGTGTTGacattctctccctctccctagGAAGCCCCCCAAGAGACTACTTATATGATGCCTTGGCCATTGGCTCTTTCCACGCTGTTAGGAATGGTATCCTTGTAGTATTCTCGGCTGGAAACGAAGGTCCGGGGGATGGCACCGTTACCAACGTGGCCCCCTGGTTGTTAACGGTGGCCGCCAACTCCATGGACCGCCAGTTCCCGGCCTATGTGAAGCTTGGCAACAATAAGCAGTTCAAAGGGCAGAGCCTCTCCTCGGTTTCCTTGCCGTCGGACGGTAAGATGTACCCTCTGGTGAGCGGTGATGCCGCGACAGCGAAGGATGCTTCAATCGATGACAGCACACTTTGCACGGTTGGGTCCCTGGACCCATCCCTGATAAAGGGGAAGATAGTGGTGTGCATGAGCGGTGGTGAGAACACGGGTGTGGAAAAGGGAGCACAGGCACTCTCGGCAGGGGCTGTGGGGATTATAATTGTTCACGATGACGATTTGATCCCTGAACCTCACATGCTCCCTGCAGCGCATTTGTCACACACAGACGGTTTTGTGGTGTTTGAATACATAAAATCAACGAAAGCACCAATTGCGTACATCTCACCGCCCACGACGGAGCTGGGGACGAAGCCAGTACCTAGGATGGCCTCATTCTCCGCCCAGGGACCCAACATTGTGACTCCCGAAATTCTCAAGCCAGACATCACTGCACCAGGGGAGGTTATCATTGCCGCCTTCACCGAAGCAGTGGGGCCCGCCGATCAGCCTTACGATACCAGACGAGTTGCCTTCACCAGTATGTCAGGGACATCTATGTCCTGCCCTCACGTCGCCGGTGTTGCAGGCCTCCTCAAGTCACTCTACCCCCAATGGAGCCCCGCCGCCATCAGATCTGCCATCATGACCACCG CAAGTACAAGAGATAATGTGAGAAAGCCGATAATggattcatcaaataaaaaagcaaCTCCATTCAGCTATGGAGCTGGACACGTTCAACCGAACCGTGCCATGGATCCTGGATTGGTTTATGACCTAACCCCCATCGACTACTTGAACTTCCTATGTACAATTGGCTATAATGAAACTTCAATCAAAGCCTTCTCTGAGTCTGAGCTTCCTTACAAATGCCCCAATCCTGCCGTCAGTCTCCTGGACTTCAACTATCCTTCCCTCACAGTACCAAATCTCTCTGGCTCCGCCACTTTGACGAGGAAAGTGAAGAATGTTGGATCATCCCCAACTACATACAGGGCCATTATTCGTCCTCCCTCGGGAATTTTTGTTTCGGTTGAACCACAGATCCTGACATTCGATTCTCTTGGACAAGAGAAGACATTCAAAATAACCCTGAAGACTAAGCGACCTGGTTATGCTCAAGACTACGTATTTGGCGAGCTTAAATGGTTTGATGGTGGTCACCATGTCAAGAGTCAGATTGTGGTTAAGGCAGCTGCAACATAG
- the LOC122639549 gene encoding subtilisin-like protease SBT5.4: MGFSRLPLLLLPVLLFSILQRPTFAVKKSYVVYLGSHSHAHSHGREITQVDMDLAEQSHYEFLADYLGSPEAAKESIIYCYTRHINGFAATLEEEKAAEIAKHPKVISVFPNRAHQLHTTRSWDLLGLEKNGAVQPGSLWEKARFGEDTIIGNLDTGVWPESKSFSDRGYGPIPSRWKGGCTDTTLDGVRCNRKLIGAKAFSKGYAKVVGLKNAYNTTCDDDGHGTHTLSTAAGNFVHNANVFGFGNGTSKGGSPRARVAAYKVCGKPVLGAGACLDADIIAAFDAAIHDGVDVLSCSLGSPPTDYFNDGMAIGSFHAVKNGILVVASAGNDGPTPSTVSNMAPWLFTVGASTIDRAFLAYVKLGNNKQLKGQSLSQSSLSSNGKMYPLVIGEVARAKTALPEAALYCNTTSLDPKLVKGKIVVCLRGGGSARVQKGSNVLSVGAMGMILVNDIKSGNDVVADPHILPASHLSFIEGLALYKYINSTKSPMAYISPVTMELGTKPAPLMAAFSSQGPNIVTPEILKPDITGPGVSVIASWSKESPPSGMPDDTRQVSFNFESGTSMSCPHLAGVSGLLKTLYPNWSPYAIRSAIMTTARTRDNAREPMLNSSNVKATPFSYGAGHVRPNRAMDPGLVYDLTTIDHLNFLCAIGYNNDQISLFTEMVVPYKCPKPAISLLDLNYPSIAVPNLTGSTTLTRTLKNVGSPATYKAKITPPSGISVSVEPEILTFDSVGQEKTFKLTVKTKRPGYAKDYVFGVLKWSDGRHQVKSQIVVKAATVV; the protein is encoded by the exons ATGGGGTTCTCAAGGCTTccgcttctccttcttcctgtCTTGCTTTTCTCCATCTTGCAGAGACCCACGTTCGCTGTCAAAAAG TCTTATGTGGTATACTTGGGATCGCATTCACATGCTCATTCACATGGTCGGGAAATCACACAAGTTGATATGGATCTAGCGGAACAGTCTCATTACGAGTTTCTGGCAGATTACCTTGGAAG CCCTGAGGCAGCCAAAGAATCGATTATTTACTGTTACACAAGACATATCAATGGTTTTGCTGCAAcccttgaagaagagaaagcagCTGAGATTGCAA AGCATCCCAAGGTCATATCAGTCTTCCCAAACAGAGCACACCAATTACATACAACCCGGTCGTGGGATTTGCTTGGACTGGAGAAAAATGGTGCAGTTCAACCTGGATCGCTATGGGAGAAGgctagatttggggaagatacaATTATTGGGAACCTTGATACTG GTGTATGGCCGGAATCAAAGAGCTTTAGTGACAGGGGGTATGGACCCATTCCATCAAGGTGGAAAGGAGGTTGTACGGACACCACTCTTGACGGAGTTCGTTGCAACAG GAAGCTGATCGGCGCCAAGGCTTTCAGTAAAGGGTACGCAAAGGTCGTTGGCCTAAAAAATGCCTACAATACCACATGCGACGATGATGGTCATGGGACCCATACGTTATCCACAGCCGCCGGAAACTTCGTTCATAATGCCAATGTTTTTGGATTCGGTAATGGCACGTCCAAGGGAGGATCGCCAAGGGCGCGTGTAGCTGCCTACAAGGTTTGCGGGAAACCCGTCTTAGGTGCCGGTGCGTGCTTAGATGCTGACATTATCGCCGCTTTCGATGCTGCCATCCACGATGGCGTCGACGTTCTCTCTTGCTCCCTGGGAAGCCCCCCAACCGACTACTTCAACGATGGCATGGCCATCGGCTCTTTCCACGCCGTCAAGAATGGTATCCTTGTGGTAGCCTCAGCCGGAAATGACGGTCCGACGCCTAGCACTGTCTCCAACATGGCCCCTTGGTTATTTACGGTGGGTGCAAGCACCATTGACCGCGCGTTCCTGGCCTACGTGAAGCTTGGCAACAATAAGCAATTGAAAGGGCAGAGCCTCTCCCAGAGTTCCCTTTCCTCTAACGGCAAGATGTACCCCCTGGTGATAGGTGAGGTTGCGAGAGCGAAGACAGCCTTGCCCGAGGCAGCCTTGTACTGCAACACAACGTCACTGGATCCAAAGCTAGTAAAGGGTAAGATAGTGGTGTGCTTGAGGGGTGGTGGGAGCGCAAGGGTTCAAAAGGGATCGAATGTACTCTCGGTAGGAGCTATGGGGATGATATTGGTTAATGATATAAAATCGGGCAACGATGTGGTCGCCGACCCTCACATACTCCCTGCATCGCATTTGTCATTCATTGAAGGTCTTGCATTATACAAGTACATCAACTCGACGAAATCACCCATGGCTTACATCTCACCGGTCACGATGGAACTTGGGACGAAGCCAGCGCCTTTGATGGCCGCATTCTCCTCTCAGGGACCCAACATTGTGACTCCCGAGATTCTCAAGCCTGACATCACTGGTCCAGGGGTGAGCGTCATCGCCTCTTGGAGTAAAGAATCGCCTCCCTCAGGTATGCCTGATGACACCAGACAGGTTTCCTTCAACTTTGAGTCAGGGACATCCATGTCCTGCCCTCACCTTGCTGGTGTTAGTGGCCTCCTCAAGACACTCTACCCTAATTGGAGCCCTTACGCCATCAGATCGGCCATCATGACCACTG CGAGAACAAGGGATAATGCGAGGGAGCCGATGTTGAATTCATCAAACGTGAAagcaaccccatttagttatgGAGCTGGACACGTTCGACCAAACCGTGCCATGGATCCTGGTTTGGTCTATGACCTCACCACCATCGACCACTTGAACTTCCTATGTGCCATTGGCTACAACAATGACCAAATCAGCCTCTTTACCGAGATGGTGGTGCCTTACAAATGCCCCAAGCCCGCTATCAGTCTCTTGGACTTGAACTACCCATCCATCGCCGTTCCAAACCTTACTGGCTCCACCACTTTGACGAGGACACTAAAGAATGTAGGGTCTCCAGCTACATACAAGGCCAAGATTACTCCTCCTTCAGGAATTTCCGTTTCGGTGGAGCCAGAGATCCTGACATTCGATTCGGTCGGACAAGAGAAGACATTCAAACTAACCGTCAAGACTAAGCGACCTGGTTATGCTAAAGACTACGTATTTGGCGTGCTTAAATGGTCTGATGGTCGTCATCAAGTTAAGAGTCAGATTGTTGTTAAGGCAGCAACTGTAGTATAG
- the LOC122639545 gene encoding subtilisin-like protease SBT5.3 — MGGFSRLPLFLLPVLLFSMLQRPTFAVKKSYVVYLGSHSHGHGREITQVDMDLAEQSHYEFLADYVGSTQAAKESIIYCYTRHINGFAATLEEEKAAEIAKHPRVISVFPNRAHQLHTTRSWDLLGLEKNGAVQPGSLWEKARFGEDTIIGNLDTGVWPESKSFSDEGYGPIPSRWKGGCTDTTPDGVRCNRKLIGAKAFSKGYAEVVGQENAYNTTRDNDGHGTHTLSTAGGNFVQDANVLGFGNGTSKGGSPRALVAAYKVCGTPILGTSACIDADIIAAFDAAIHDGVDVLSCSLGSPPNDYFHDGMAIGSFHAVKNGIIVVASAGNDGPTPGTVSNTAPWLFTVGASTIDRTFLAYVKLGNNKQLKGQSLSQTSLAFNSKMYPLVTGEAARTKIALPETALYCNASSLDPMLVKGKIVVCLRGGGSGRVEKGSNVLSAGAVGMILVNDIKLGNDVIADAHMLPASHLSFIEGLALYKYINSTKSPTAYISPVTTELGTKPAPSMAAFSSQGPNVVTPEILKPDITGPGVSVIASWSQASPPSGMPDDTRQVSFSSESGTSMSCPHLAGVSGLLKTLYPNWSPYAIRSAIMTTARTRDNVREPMLNSSNMKATPFSYGAGHVRPNRAMDPGLVYDLTTIDHVNFLCAIGYNEDQISLFTEMMVPYKCPKPAISLLDLNYPSIAIPNLIGSATLMRTLKNVGSPATYKAKITPPSGISVSVEPEILTFDSVGQEKTFKLTIKTKRLGYAKDYVFGVLKWFDGRHQVKSQIAVKAAVTV; from the exons ATGGGGGGATTCTCAAGGCTTCCGCTTTTCCTTCTTCCTGTCTTGCTTTTCTCCATGTTGCAGAGACCCACGTTCGCTGTCAAAAAG TCTTATGTGGTATACTTGGGATCACATTCACATGGTCATGGTCGGGAAATCACACAAGTTGATATGGATCTAGCGGAACAGTCTCATTATGAGTTTTTGGCAGATTACGTTGGAAG CACCCAGGCGGCCAAAGAATCGATTATTTACTGCTACACAAGACATATCAATGGTTTTGCTGCGAcccttgaagaagagaaagcagCTGAGATTGCAA AGCATCCCAGGGTCATATCAGTCTTCCCAAACAGAGCACACCAATTACATACAACCCGGTCGTGGGATTTGCTTGGACTGGAGAAAAATGGTGCAGTTCAACCTGGATCGCTATGGGAGAAGgctagatttggggaagatacaATTATTGGGAACCTTGATACTG GTGTATGGCCGGAATCAAAGAGCTTTAGCGACGAAGGGTATGGACCCATTCCATCAAGGTGGAAAGGAGGTTGTACGGACACCACCCCTGATGGAGTTCGTTGCAACAG GAAGCTAATCGGCGCCAAGGCTTTCAGCAAAGGGTACGCAGAGGTCGTTGGCCAAGAAAACGCCTACAATACCACACGCGACAATGATGGTCATGGGACCCATACCTTATCCACAGCTGGCGGTAACTTCGTCCAAGACGCCAATGTCTTGGGATTCGGCAATGGCACATCCAAAGGAGGATCACCAAGGGCGCTCGTAGCTGCTTACAAGGTATGCGGGACACCCATCTTAGGTACCAGCGCATGCATAGATGCCGACATTATCGCCGCTTTCGATGCTGCCATCCACGATGGCGTCGACGTTCTCTCCTGCTCCCTGGGAAGCCCCCCAAACGATTACTTCCATGATGGCATGGCCATCGGTTCATTCCACGCAGTCAAGAATGGTATCATTGTGGTAGCCTCAGCTGGAAACGACGGTCCAACGCCTGGCACCGTCTCCAACACGGCCCCCTGGTTGTTTACGGTGGGTGCAAGCACCATTGACCGCACGTTCTTAGCCTACGTGAAGCTTGGCAACAATAAACAGTTGAAAGGGCAGAGCCTCTCCCAAACTTCCCTGGCCTTTAACAGTAAGATGTACCCTCTAGTGACAGGTGAGGCCGCAAGAACGAAGATAGCTTTACCCGAGACAGCCTTGTACTGTAATGCATCGTCGCTGGACCCAATGCTGGTAAAGGGTAAGATAGTGGTGTGCTTGAGGGGTGGTGGGAGCGGGAGGGTTGAAAAGGGTTCAAATGTACTCTCGGCAGGGGCTGTGGGGATGATATTGGTTAACGATATAAAATTGGGGAACGATGTGATTGCCGACGCTCACATGCTCCCTGCATCGCATTTGTCATTCATTGAAGGTCTTGCGTTATACAAGTACATCAACTCGACGAAATCACCCACGGCTTACATCTCACCAGTCACGACGGAACTTGGGACGAAGCCAGCGCCTTCGATGGCCGCATTCTCCTCCCAAGGACCCAACGTTGTGACTCCTGAGATTCTCAAGCCCGACATCACTGGACCAGGGGTGAGCGTCATCGCCTCTTGGAGCCAAGCATCGCCTCCCTCAGGTATGCCTGACGATACCAGACAGGTTTCCTTCAGCTCTGAGTCAGGGACGTCCATGTCCTGCCCTCACCTCGCTGGTGTTAGTGGCCTCCTCAAGACACTCTACCCTAATTGGAGCCCTTATGCCATCAGATCTGCCATCATGACCACCG CAAGAACAAGGGATAATGTGAGGGAGCCGATGTTGAATTCATCAAACATGAAAGCTACCCCATTCAGTTATGGAGCTGGACATGTTCGACCAAACCGTGCCATGGATCCTGGTTTGGTCTATGACCTAACCACCATCGATCACGTGAACTTCCTATGTGCCATTGGCTATAACGAAGACCAAATCAGCCTCTTCACCGAGATGATGGTGCCTTACAAATGCCCCAAGCCCGCTATCAGTCTCTTGGACTTGAACTACCCATCCATTGCCATTCCAAACCTTATTGGCTCCGCTACTTTGATGAGGACATTAAAGAATGTCGGGTCTCCAGCTACATATAAGGCCAAGATCACTCCTCCCTCGGGAATTTCCGTTTCGGTGGAGCCAGAGATCCTGACATTCGATTCGGTCGGACAAGAGAAGACATTCAAACTAACTATCAAGACTAAGCGACTTGGCTATGCTAAAGACTACGTATTTGGCGTGCTTAAATGGTTTGATGGTCGTCACCAAGTCAAGAGTCAGATTGCGGTTAAAGCAGCAGTTACAGTATAA